Proteins encoded in a region of the Manis javanica isolate MJ-LG chromosome 15, MJ_LKY, whole genome shotgun sequence genome:
- the LRRC75B gene encoding LOW QUALITY PROTEIN: leucine-rich repeat-containing protein 75B (The sequence of the model RefSeq protein was modified relative to this genomic sequence to represent the inferred CDS: inserted 2 bases in 2 codons): MRPYPGNVRGPELLSGALQVAGSLSPSREAGGSLAQAFTPGKPCLLTMLRPSYRTERLEAVLGGPAPSRHAPHSPAPAPAPARGHGPRAAPPAPPGLGAGPEGPGAGPEGPGAGRRRLGLLPARRAGPEASSGAGAAAGSRPAPYERRVRWLREIQSTLRERRPERARQLLRLLRQDLGLEGTLLTDILYRNMAFLNLVDPISHDQLVNLARDLQCPKTDYELWKSSDKICWQLIYHLAPHSXRQRGSSLPQRKTRNCLRSSLRKTQLAGEPMSLSGIPLKARDLRHITRYLSSQGAGLAVLDPSFSELTEELLHLLVPSLWALPCLSQLLLNGXMWATARELTEAIEDTTKFPALAWVDLGNNVDVASLPQPLLVGLSRQLSQRTSLPTIYEGLDLEPGCSVAAATIPASTWGSAAAGQGSEPQVCCSR, encoded by the exons ATGCGCCCCTACCCGGGGAACGTGAGGGGCCCAGAGCTGCTGTCGGGAGCGCTGCAGGTGGCAGGCAGCCTAAGCCCCTCGAGAGAAGCTGGGGGGTCGCTAGCTCAAGCCTTTACCCCGGGGAAGCCCTGCCTCCTCACAATGCTCCGCCCCTCCTATCGGACAGAAAGACTGGAGGCAG TGCTTGGAGGTCCAGCGCCCAGCAGGCACGCGCCTCATTCGCCCGCTCCAGCCCCGGCTCCGGCGCGAGGCCACGGACCTCGCGCTGCGCCCCCGGCGCCTCCAGGACTGGGGGCGGGGCCGGaagggccgggggcggggccggaggggccgggggcggggcgcaGACGGCTGGGTCTCCTTCCCGCTCGGCGGGCTGGGCCCGAGGCGAGCTCGGGGGCCGGGGCGGCGGCAGGGAGCAGGCCGGCGCCCTATGAACGCCGGGTGCGCTGGCTCCGCGAGATCCAGTCCACACTCCGCGAGCGGCGGCCGGAGCGCGCCCGGCAGCTGCTGCGCCTCCTGCGGCAG GACCTGGGCCTCGAGGGGACCCTCCTCACTGACATCCTTTATAGGAACATGGCCTTCCTCAATCTGGTGGACCCCATCTCCCATGACCAGCTCGTGAACCTGGCCCGGGACCTGCAGTGCCCCAAGACG gACTATGAACTCTGGAAATCCTCAGACAAGATCTGTTGGCAGCTCATCTACCACCTTGCCCCTCACT ACAGGCAGCGAGGGTCCAGCCTGCCCCAGAGGAAGACTCGGAACTG CCTCAGGAGCAGCCTCCGGAAGACTCAGCTGGCGGGGGAGCCCATGAGCCTCTCGGGAATCCCGCTGAAAGCACGGGACCTGCGGCACATAACACGTTACCtgagcagccagggagctgggctgGCGGTGCTGGACCCGAGCTTCAGCGAGCTGACTGAGGAGCTTCTGCACCTGCTAGTGCCCAGCCTCTGGGCActgccctgcctctcccagctcctgctCAACG TGATGTGGGCCACCGCCCGCGAGCTCACTGAGGCCATCGAGGACACCACCAAATTCCCCGCCCTGGCCTGGGTGGACCTGGGCAACAACGTCGATGtggcctccctgccccagcctctgctGGTTGGCCTGAGCCGGCAGCTGAGCCAACGAACCTCACTCCCCACCATCTATGAGGGCCTGGACCTCGAGCCGGGGTGCAGTGTGGCCGCAGCCACCATCCCTGCCTCCACCTGGGGCTCTGCAGCAGCTGGGCAGGGGTCTGAGCCTCAGGTCTGCTGTTCCAGGTGA